A stretch of the Uranotaenia lowii strain MFRU-FL chromosome 3, ASM2978415v1, whole genome shotgun sequence genome encodes the following:
- the LOC129757143 gene encoding N-alpha-acetyltransferase 60 isoform X2, giving the protein MRLYYNSNNHHATSKLEDQLRAKSVPLCSVNDVQLRFLCPDDLEEVRTLCQDWFPIDYPLSWYEDITSSTRFFALAAVYNLTIIGLIVAEIKPFSKLNKEDRGMLSDSMGRDADVGYILSLGVHRKYRQNGIGSLLLDSLVNHLTTAERHKVKAVFLHVLTTNQTAILFYERRGFILHSFLPYYYSIRGKCKDGFTYVSYINGGHPPWTLYDHLKHWCSVVVTAGGLCSWISGRLRTAFRWVCYRTISRFAFTQDN; this is encoded by the exons ATGAGACT GTACTACAACAGCAACAATCATCATGCAACGTCCAAACTGGAAGATCAGCTGAGGGCCAAATCGGTCCCACTATGTTCGGTGAACGATGTCCAGTTGCGGTTTCTCTGCCCGGATGATCTCGAGGAGGTGCGAACCCTGTGTCAGGATTGGTTCCCCATCGACTACCCCCTGTCCTGGTACGAGGATATTACGTCCAGCACGCGGTTCTTTGCGCTAGCGGCAGTTTATAATTTAACCATTATCGGATTGATTGTCGCCGAGATTAAGCCGTTCTCGAAGCTGAATAAAGAG GATCGAGGAATGCTGTCCGATTCGATGGGACGGGATGCCGATGTCGGTTACATCCTTTCGCTGGGAGTGCACCGAAAGTATCGGCAGAATGGGATCGGATCCCTGCTGCTCGATTCCTTAGTCAACCACCTGACCACCGCCGAACGGCACAAAGTGAAAGCGGTCTTCCTGCACGTTCTCACCACCAACCAGACCGCGATACTGTTCTACGAGCGAAGAGG CTTCATTCTCCACTCGTTCCTGCCTTACTACTACTCAATTCGGGGGAAATGTAAAGATGGCTTTACCTATGTGTCCTACATCAATGGAGGCCATCCGCCCTGGACGTTATA TGACCATCTGAAGCACTGGTGCTCGGTGGTGGTTACCGCAGGCGGTCTCTGCTCCTGGATCAGCGGACGACTCCGGACGGCTTTCCGGTGGGTTTGCTATCGGACCATTTCCAGGTTTGCGTTCACCCAGGACAACTGA
- the LOC129757143 gene encoding N-alpha-acetyltransferase 60 isoform X1 codes for MAQSFSWYYNSNNHHATSKLEDQLRAKSVPLCSVNDVQLRFLCPDDLEEVRTLCQDWFPIDYPLSWYEDITSSTRFFALAAVYNLTIIGLIVAEIKPFSKLNKEDRGMLSDSMGRDADVGYILSLGVHRKYRQNGIGSLLLDSLVNHLTTAERHKVKAVFLHVLTTNQTAILFYERRGFILHSFLPYYYSIRGKCKDGFTYVSYINGGHPPWTLYDHLKHWCSVVVTAGGLCSWISGRLRTAFRWVCYRTISRFAFTQDN; via the exons ATGGCCCAGTCATTCAGTTG GTACTACAACAGCAACAATCATCATGCAACGTCCAAACTGGAAGATCAGCTGAGGGCCAAATCGGTCCCACTATGTTCGGTGAACGATGTCCAGTTGCGGTTTCTCTGCCCGGATGATCTCGAGGAGGTGCGAACCCTGTGTCAGGATTGGTTCCCCATCGACTACCCCCTGTCCTGGTACGAGGATATTACGTCCAGCACGCGGTTCTTTGCGCTAGCGGCAGTTTATAATTTAACCATTATCGGATTGATTGTCGCCGAGATTAAGCCGTTCTCGAAGCTGAATAAAGAG GATCGAGGAATGCTGTCCGATTCGATGGGACGGGATGCCGATGTCGGTTACATCCTTTCGCTGGGAGTGCACCGAAAGTATCGGCAGAATGGGATCGGATCCCTGCTGCTCGATTCCTTAGTCAACCACCTGACCACCGCCGAACGGCACAAAGTGAAAGCGGTCTTCCTGCACGTTCTCACCACCAACCAGACCGCGATACTGTTCTACGAGCGAAGAGG CTTCATTCTCCACTCGTTCCTGCCTTACTACTACTCAATTCGGGGGAAATGTAAAGATGGCTTTACCTATGTGTCCTACATCAATGGAGGCCATCCGCCCTGGACGTTATA TGACCATCTGAAGCACTGGTGCTCGGTGGTGGTTACCGCAGGCGGTCTCTGCTCCTGGATCAGCGGACGACTCCGGACGGCTTTCCGGTGGGTTTGCTATCGGACCATTTCCAGGTTTGCGTTCACCCAGGACAACTGA
- the LOC129757143 gene encoding N-alpha-acetyltransferase 60 isoform X3, translated as MAQSFSWYYNSNNHHATSKLEDQLRAKSVPLCSVNDVQLRFLCPDDLEEVRTLCQDWFPIDYPLSWYEDITSSTRFFALAAVYNLTIIGLIVAEIKPFSKLNKEDRGMLSDSMGRDADVGYILSLGVHRKYRQNGIGSLLLDSLVNHLTTAERHKVKAVFLHVLTTNQTAILFYERRGFILHSFLPYYYSIRGKCKDGFTYVSYINGGHPPWTL; from the exons ATGGCCCAGTCATTCAGTTG GTACTACAACAGCAACAATCATCATGCAACGTCCAAACTGGAAGATCAGCTGAGGGCCAAATCGGTCCCACTATGTTCGGTGAACGATGTCCAGTTGCGGTTTCTCTGCCCGGATGATCTCGAGGAGGTGCGAACCCTGTGTCAGGATTGGTTCCCCATCGACTACCCCCTGTCCTGGTACGAGGATATTACGTCCAGCACGCGGTTCTTTGCGCTAGCGGCAGTTTATAATTTAACCATTATCGGATTGATTGTCGCCGAGATTAAGCCGTTCTCGAAGCTGAATAAAGAG GATCGAGGAATGCTGTCCGATTCGATGGGACGGGATGCCGATGTCGGTTACATCCTTTCGCTGGGAGTGCACCGAAAGTATCGGCAGAATGGGATCGGATCCCTGCTGCTCGATTCCTTAGTCAACCACCTGACCACCGCCGAACGGCACAAAGTGAAAGCGGTCTTCCTGCACGTTCTCACCACCAACCAGACCGCGATACTGTTCTACGAGCGAAGAGG CTTCATTCTCCACTCGTTCCTGCCTTACTACTACTCAATTCGGGGGAAATGTAAAGATGGCTTTACCTATGTGTCCTACATCAATGGAGGCCATCCGCCCTGGACGTTATA A